Proteins encoded in a region of the Planococcus citri chromosome 1, ihPlaCitr1.1, whole genome shotgun sequence genome:
- the LOC135839009 gene encoding uncharacterized protein LOC135839009: MWLKIYLVFLLAKKAQAYSLRPQVIIIDDRRYLDPKDEFVAQKIFQDENLLLKFINSALRPNSNDSQQLCSSMQLMGNIRTPDIFGKQTIVDVVCHSNTTGDQTIVEIQVAREKHFLNTAQFYVSRLINEQRPNFTRQRLHLDDHYAKLKPVHFIGILDFEISPDDDFISTHLTLNNKTKRHQLTLPTYTFIELPKLSRGKSFHVDKYETFVEKLSYFFWFEWSEQKYKDGLKKLMSSDPDIQRAVNYANPGTWTITDKNVFQRIIDNRDVLASRLCAVYDDGLRLGRRLGREEKFLIQMMRRSNLSDEKIANIAKKSVQEIARLRSTLDCDKQSESDDY; encoded by the coding sequence acgaTAGACGATATCTGGATCCGAAAGATGAATTCGTCGCCCAGAAGAtctttcaagatgaaaatttattactcaAGTTTATCAACAGCGCTCTCCGTCCTAACAGCAACGATTCCCAACAACTTTGCTCATCTATGCAACTAATGGGTAATATCAGAACACCGGATATATTCGGTAAACAGACGATAGTAGATGTCGTATGCCATAGCAACACGACAGGAGATCAAACCATCGTGGAAATTCAAGTAGCGAGGGAAAAACATTTCCTTAATACGGCTCAATTTTACGTATCCAGACTTATAAATGAACAACGTCCTAACTTCACACGGCAGAGATTACACCTTGATGACCATTACGCTAAACTGAAACCTGTACATTTTATTGGAATACTCGATTTCGAAATTTCTCCAGATGACGATTTCATTTCAACTCATTTAACTCTGAATAACAAGACAAAACGACATCAACTAACACTTCCCACGTATACCTTCATCGAACTGCCCAAGTTAAGTAGAGGGAAATCCTTCCACGTAGACAAGTATGAAACGTTCGTCGAGAAACTGAGTTATTTTTTCTGGTTCGAATGGTCAGAGCAAAAATACAAAGATGGGTTGAAGAAATTAATGTCCAGTGATCCGGATATCCAACGAGCTGTGAACTACGCGAATCCAGGCACTTGGACAATAACTGACAAAAACGTATTTCAAAGGATAATTGATAATAGGGATGTGCTAGCATCAAGGTTATGTGCTGTTTACGACGACGGTCTTAGACTTGGTCGTAGACTCGGACGCGAAGAAAAGTTTCTAATACAAATGATGCGACGATCAAATCTAtccgatgaaaaaattgccaacatcGCGAAAAAATCCGTACAGGAAATAGCCCGTCTGAGAAGTACTTTGGATTGCGACAAACAATCCGAATCGGACGATTATTGA